The following proteins are encoded in a genomic region of Colletotrichum higginsianum IMI 349063 chromosome 9, whole genome shotgun sequence:
- a CDS encoding FAD binding domain protein, whose amino-acid sequence MVPARPLDEPGFGRWCPFGGRVLPELFSARRGSVRRGHHQVVESFLPVSGTVNEAITETLLTSEKLVKQLQPWRKASPSAKKGGQLKQNYDRWGFLYGATAGGSEDWYITGQIDCYVTQNGRLCPQIESPIPR is encoded by the exons ATGGTTCCTGCTCGACCTCTTGACGAGCCTGGCTTTGGTCGATGGTGTCCCTTCGGTGGCCGTGTGTTACCAGAACTGTTCTCAGCACGACGAGGCTCAGTGCGACGAGGTCACCACCAAGTGGTCGAGTCCTTCCTACCAGTGAGTGGTACAGTTAATGAAGCCATCACAGAGACGCTGCTGACGAGCGAGAAGTTGGTCAAGCAGCTGCAGCCGTGGCGCAAGGCCAGCCCCAGCGccaagaaggggggg CAGCTCAAGCAGAACTACGACCGTTGGGGGTTCCTCTACGGTGCCACCGCTGGTGGCAGCGAGGACTGGTACATCACAGGCCAGATCGATTGCTACGTGACGCAGAACGGTCGTCTGTGTCCCCAAATAGAAAGTCCCATACCTAGATGA
- a CDS encoding Ankyrin repeat protein nuc-2, translating into MDLIDHDNFTPLVHSIIHGHLQCVERLLAKSARIDPVSDADHVPLNLACEHGSLAIVEMLLQHGAQIVPDAEGLYPQHLVARSGQMPELLLLLKNFGADLDQIDKLYGWTPLVHAASEGNVPCLQALLDVGADPNIVDEKDLPAMYYAAWEGHLECMQLLAPFNARTKASPMILQPGLGPMMASSGPDPMALDPDAIPELELPPPIIPLRRYGHNFLDTKTVIQISFEENGDQPLVFFHDGKYPAARLTISSKVSDLIPKNIMLPFQEDTRIVSFQIDNLESFTLDFDVFPTYGAKIIAKTVALPNTFKALLSSSGKCCLPLFDPRLRAIGQISFHTQVIKPFNGKPLEITDFETYWKATSQFDRSPSTFVTGSSLSGDFVRLFVQHTSDGVPVLWPRWTIPCGGIDLPISRLTMEQFNTITCKSPSRAELSSLRSRPLDDIADVHRVLATAGIPLDEALALLPHGMHVNIQILYPSLEEERAIGLGPSLDLNTFVDSLLTIVFDHARAQRAQSLESVRSVVFSSYNPSMCTAINWKQPNFPVFLCNDLGREDVMAPPDVIQSHGRRSASIKEVVRIAQGNNFMGLICCSRLLDMVPALVDAIKSNGLALVTDKSLEPSSTNSLTDPFPRLPKGVDGVLKSHGVLRFNESIDV; encoded by the exons ATGGATCTGATCGACCACGACAACTTCACACCACTAGTACACTCGATAATACACGGTCACCTGCAGTGCGTTGAGCGGTTACTGGCAAAGTCCGCTCGTATTGACCCGGTGTCGGACGCAGACCATGTGCCGCTGAATCTTGCGTGCGAGCACGGGTCGCTGGCAATCGTCGAGATGCTGCTACAGCATGGCGCACAGATCGTTCCTGACGCCGAGGGGCTCTACCCTCAGCACCTTGTGGCTCGGTCCGGCCAGATGCCAGAGCTCCTGTTGCTGCTTAAGAACTTTGGCGCAGATCTCGACCAGATCGACAAGTTGTACGGATGGACGCCCCTGGTCCACGCCGCGAGCGAAGGCAACGTCCCTTGCCTCCAGGCCCTGCTGGATGTCGGAGCGGACCCGAACATAGTTGACGAGAAGGACCTCCCGGCGATGTACTACGCAGCGTGGGAGGGCCACCTGGAGTGCATGCAACTACTAGCTCCTTTCAACGCGAGGACCAAAGCAAGCCCCATGATTCTGCAGCCCGGACTGGggccgatgatggccagCAGTGGACCCGACCCGATGGCTCTCGATCCGGACGCCATCCCCGAGCtcgagctgccgccgcccataATACCGCTGCGCCGCTACGGGCACAATTTCCTCGACACCAAGACTGTCATCCAGATCAGCTTCGAGGAGAACGGAGACCAGCCCCTAGTGTTCTTCCACGACGGAAAGTACCCGGCTGCCCGCCTCACGATCTCGTCCAAGGTTTCCGACCTCATCCCGAAGAACATCATGCTGCCTTTCCAAGAAGACACCCGTATTGTTTCGTTCCAGATCGACAATCTCGAATCTTTCACCCTGGACTTTGACGTTTTCCCGACCTACGGCGCAAAGATCATCGCCAAAACGGTGGCCCTGCCCAACACGTTCAAGGCGCTGCTCAGCAGCTCCGGCAAATGCTGTCTACCCCTGTTCGACCCGAGGTTACGCGCAATCGGCCAGATAAGCTTCCACACGCAGGTCATCAAGCCCTTCAACGGCAAGCCGCTCGAGATCACGGACTTTGAGACGTATTGGAAGGCCACGAGCCAGTTCGACCGCAGCCCCAGCACGTTCGTGACGGGGTCAAGTCTGTCTGGCGACTTTGTCCGCCTCTTCGTCCAGCACACCAGCGATGGCGTGCCCGTGCTGTGGCCGAGGTGGACGATACCGTGCGGGGGTATCGACCTGCCCATTTCCCGGCTGACGATGGAGCAGTTCAACACCATCACGTGCAAGAGCCCGAGTCGCGCCGAGCTGTCGTCGTTGCGTTCGAGACCCCTGGATgacatcgccgacgtccATCGCgtcttggcgacggcgggcattcccctcgacgaggcgttggcgctgctgccgcaCGGCATGCACGTCAACATCCAGATTCTCTACCCGTCGCTGGAAGAGGAACGcgccatcggcctcggcccgTCACTGGACCTCAACACCTTTGTCGACTCCCTTCTGACCATTGTCTTTGACCACGCCCGCGCGCAGAGGGCGCAGTCCCTCGAGTCGGTCCGCTCCGTCGTCTTCAGCTCGTACAACCCGAGCATGTGCACGGCGATCAACTGGAAGCAGCCCAACTTCCCCGTCTTCCTCTGCAacgacctcggccgggaGGATGTCATGGCGCCCCCGGACGTGATCCAGAGCCACGGCCGTAGGTCTGCCTCGATCAAGGAGGTGGTCAGGATTGCGCAGGGCAACAATTTTATGGGATTAATCTGCTGTTCACGCCTACTC GACATGGTCCCCGCCCTGGTGGACGCAATCAAGTCAAACGGCCTCGCCCTTGTCACGGACAAGTCGCTGGAGCCTTCGTCGACGAATTCTCTGACAGATCCGTTTCCGCGGTTGCCCAAGGGGGTGGACGGCGTTCTAAAAAGTCACGGTGTTTTGCGCTTCAATGAATCCATAGACGTGTAG
- a CDS encoding Mitochondrial carrier protein, whose protein sequence is MSHLEKIRAYRHLYRELLRAVQFAAPYKYVVRDQLRAAFREKGACWDQEEYKRTLWFLQAAAREAGLEHKILKNLIHVAHQRQKTEPWKIRSRKVEETKEPDLHKAGQEITSAAFDHYDMTIAMLNKTMGIRLR, encoded by the exons ATGTCTCATCTGGAGAAGATCCGTGCCTACCGGCACCTCTACCGCGAGCTCCTCCGGGCGGTCCAGTTCGCGGCGCCGTACAAGTATGTCGTGCGGGACCAGCTACGAGCGGCATTTCGGGAGAAGGGCGCCTGCTGGGACCAAGAGGAGTACAAACGGACCTTGTGGTTTctgcaggcggcggcgcgcgagGCCGGGCTTGAGCACAAGATCCTCAAGAACCTCATCCACGTGGCGCATCAGCGCCAGAAGACTGAGCCGTGGAAAATTAGATCCcgcaaggtcgaggagacgAAAGAACCTGATCT GCACAAGGCGGGCCAGGAGATAACCTCTGCGGCCTTTGATCACTATGACATGACGATAGCCATGCTGAACAAGACGATGGGCATCCGATTGAGGTGA
- a CDS encoding 50S ribosomal protein L3, with protein MAPRLPASCLQLLRSSTITNACAATVANNASSVLAGPRLHLLPFTAKRGVKYGWSTLPKRSKPARFNQTTAGLPALTTGPAAALARREKTTPLRTGVLATKKGMTAVYYGKKRVPCTILQLDQVQVVANKTRAKNGYWAVQIGAGTKEPRNVERPLLGYYEAKGIAPKRHLAEFKVRSEDGLLPVGVQLFPDWFQTGQYVDVRSNSRGMGFAGGMKRHGFAGQEASHGNSLNHRTIGTTGPSQGSGSRVLPGKKMPGRMGNERVTMQNLTVLKVDNELGVVLVKGAVAGPKNCIVQLQDAKKRKAPALPYRQEKLKELLESNEDAEARLQEARERHLELKKERRELPAFV; from the coding sequence ATGGCGCCCCGACTGCCCGCGAGCTGCCTCCAGCTTCTCCGATCCTCGACGATAACCAATGCCTGCGCCGCCACGGTCGCCAACAATGCCTCGTCCGTCCTCGCCGGTCCccgcctccacctcctccctTTCACCGCGAAGCGCGGCGTCAAGTACGGCTGGTCTACGCTCCCGAAGCGCAGCAAGCCCGCACGTTTCAACCAGACGACCGCCGGCCTGCCAGCCCTCACGAccggccccgccgccgccctcgcccgccgcgagAAGACAACACCCTTGAGGACCGGCGTGCTCGCCACCAAGAAGGGCATGACGGCGGTTTACTACGGCAAGAAGCGCGTTCCCTGCACCATCCTCCAGCTCGACCAGGTTCAGGTCGTCGCCAACAAGACGCGTGCCAAGAACGGCTACTGGGCCGTCCAGATCGGCGCCGGTACCAAGGAGCCCCGTAACGTCGAGCGCCCGCTGCTGGGCTACtacgaggccaagggcatcgCGCCCAAGCGTCATCTTGCCGAGTTCAAGGTCCGCTCCGAGGACGGCCTGCTGCCCGTCGGCGTCCAGCTGTTCCCGGACTGGTTCCAGACGGGCCAGTACGTCGACGTCCGCTCCAACAGCCGCGGCATGGGCTTCGCCGGTGGCATGAAGCGCCACGGCTTCGCCGGTCAGGAGGCCTCCCACGGAAACTCGCTCAACCACCGCACCATCGGTACTACGGGTCCCTCGCAGGGTTCCGGATCCAGAGTCCTCCCCGGCAAGAAGATGCCTGGCCGCATGGGCAACGAGCGCGTCACAATGCAGAACCTGACGGTACTCAAGGTCGACAACGAGCTGGGCGTTGTGctcgtcaagggcgccgtcgccgggccCAAGAACTGCATCGTGCAGCTGCAGGAcgccaagaagcgcaaggccCCGGCCCTGCCCTACCGGCAAGAGAAGCTGAAGGAGCTCCTGGAGAGCaacgaggacgccgaggcgaGGTTGCAGGAGGCTAGGGAGAGACATCtggagctgaagaaggagaggagagaattGCCGGCGTTTGTATAG
- a CDS encoding Cytochrome oxidase assembly — protein MLSRTIPRRWASSLRSAAARQTQQQQQLRAQTQRRWATAAPKPGSGPLMERRADRELPDLSQITFRWSRTLPLFAAVIAACSVAIFNYQKSSSPVIASTLYALRTSPAARELLGDEVQFKHQIPWISGEMNQLHGRINIAFSVKGTRGEALMRFASYRTSHKGLFETTEWSLETPDGRRIDLLDGADPFQGIVADELDDDVDEQAAAAAAAAATRGFRQTTLK, from the exons ATGCTTTCCAGAACGATCCCGAGGAGATGGGCCTCCTCGCTGCGGAGCGCCGCCGCACGACagacgcagcagcagcagcagctcagAGCGCAGACACAACGGAGGTGGGCGACAGCCGCGCCGAAGCCCGGGTCGGGACCGCTGATGGAGCGCCGCGCCGACCGAGAACTCCCAG ACCTCAGCCAAATCACCTTCCGCTGGTCCCGCACTCTGCCCCTCTTCGctgccgtcatcgccgcctgcAGCGTCGCCATTTTCAACTACCAAAAGTCGTCGTCCCCCGTCATCGCCTCGACGCTGTACGCGCTGCGGACGTCGCCCGCCGCGCGCGAGctgctgggcgacgaggtgcAGTTCAAGCACCAGATCCCCTGGATCTCGGGCGAGATGAACCAGCTGCACGGGCGCATCAACATCGCCTTCAGCGTCAAGGGCACGCGCGGCGAGGCGCTGATGCGCTTCGCGAGCTACCGCACCTCGCACAAGGGCCTCTTCGAGACGACCGAGTGGAGCCTCGAGACGCCCGACGGCCGCAGAatcgacctgctcgacggGGCGGACCCGTTCCAGGGCATTGTGGCGGATGAGCTGGATGACGACGTGGACGAACAGGCTGcagcggctgcggcggcggcggcgacgagggggtTCAGGCAGACAACTCTCAAATAA